In a single window of the Arthrobacter sp. StoSoilA2 genome:
- the polA gene encoding DNA polymerase I — MAFRAFYALPAENFSTARGQHTNAVHGFTSMLINLIKDQKPTHVAVAFDVSDDTTFRKAEYSEYKGGRNATPAEFQGQIALIARVMEAWGIKTIALPGYEADDILATLAAQADAAGFEVLLVSGDRDSFQLINDNVFVLYPKQGVSNIPKLDAAAIEEKYFVKPALYSDLAALVGESADNLPGVPGVGPKTAAKWINLYGGLEGILENLDAIGGKVGGALKENLENVKRNRRLNQLLTDLELPVGLEDLHEPRPDRQAIEELFEELEFRTLRARLFDLYGDDTTGAAPDTIEAPEFATLKDAAELEAFFSAGSGTRSAIAIQPVQGRIGEDANALAVVRNNGAAYIDLTELDSAAEPVLANWLRDPEEAKVVHEFKAALKALHNRGLGLEGVVDDTSVSGYLIQPDRRSYDLPELAQVHLKISLGVVTASAGQLELDLMGGSDQAAAAALVQQAAVVHALSKHFEKELADRKADALLTTLELPVSRVLAQMELTGIYVSMDRMNEQLADLTKVIENAQEQAFAAIGHEVNLGSPKQLQTVLFEELGLPKTKKIKSGYTTDAASLKALLEKTGHEFLVQLMAHRESSKLAQMVETLKKSVADDGRIHTTYAQNIAATGRISSNNPNLQNIPVRSEEGRRVRGIFVVSEGYECLLSADYSQIEMRIMAHLSGDEALIQAYRDGEDLHRFVGSRIFNVAPAEVTSAMRSKVKAMSYGLAYGLTSFGLSKQLEISVDEARTLMKDYFDRFGGVRDYLRGVVDQARVDGYTATIEGRRRYLPDLTSTNRQGREAAERIALNSPIQGSAADIIKRAMLGVSAELAGQGLKSRMLLQVHDELVLEVAPGEREAVEKLVVEQMGAAAELSVPLDVQLGVGSSWYEAGH; from the coding sequence ATGGCATTCCGGGCCTTCTACGCCCTTCCTGCTGAAAACTTCTCTACCGCCAGAGGCCAGCACACCAACGCCGTGCATGGATTCACCTCCATGCTCATCAACCTGATCAAGGACCAGAAGCCAACGCACGTCGCCGTGGCGTTCGACGTCTCTGACGACACCACCTTCCGCAAGGCCGAGTACAGCGAGTACAAGGGTGGCCGCAACGCGACGCCTGCGGAGTTCCAAGGCCAGATCGCCCTCATCGCCAGGGTCATGGAGGCCTGGGGTATCAAGACCATCGCACTGCCCGGCTACGAGGCTGATGACATCCTGGCCACCCTAGCTGCCCAGGCGGATGCCGCCGGCTTTGAGGTCCTCCTGGTCTCGGGGGACAGGGACTCCTTCCAGCTCATCAATGACAACGTGTTTGTGCTCTACCCCAAACAGGGCGTGAGCAACATCCCCAAGCTGGATGCCGCGGCCATTGAGGAGAAGTACTTCGTCAAGCCTGCCCTGTATTCGGACCTCGCCGCACTGGTGGGCGAATCCGCGGACAACCTTCCGGGCGTACCGGGCGTGGGGCCAAAGACCGCCGCCAAATGGATCAACCTCTACGGTGGCCTGGAGGGCATCCTGGAGAACCTGGACGCCATCGGCGGCAAGGTGGGCGGGGCACTCAAGGAGAACCTGGAGAACGTCAAACGTAACCGCAGGCTGAACCAGCTGCTGACGGACCTCGAACTGCCCGTCGGGCTGGAGGACCTCCACGAGCCGCGCCCCGACCGGCAGGCCATCGAGGAACTGTTCGAGGAACTGGAATTCCGCACCCTGCGCGCCCGGTTGTTCGATCTGTACGGTGACGACACCACCGGTGCCGCCCCGGACACCATCGAAGCCCCTGAGTTTGCCACGCTCAAGGACGCCGCTGAGTTGGAGGCCTTCTTCAGCGCCGGCTCCGGCACACGTTCCGCGATTGCCATCCAGCCCGTCCAAGGCCGCATAGGCGAGGATGCCAACGCGTTGGCAGTGGTCCGGAACAATGGCGCTGCCTATATCGACCTCACGGAGTTGGATTCAGCAGCCGAGCCGGTGCTGGCCAACTGGCTCCGGGATCCTGAAGAAGCCAAGGTGGTGCACGAGTTCAAGGCCGCCCTCAAGGCCCTGCACAACCGTGGCCTGGGACTGGAAGGCGTGGTTGATGACACCTCGGTTTCCGGATACCTGATCCAGCCTGACCGCCGCAGCTACGACCTCCCTGAACTCGCCCAGGTCCACCTCAAGATCTCCCTGGGCGTTGTAACCGCGTCGGCCGGGCAGTTGGAGCTGGACCTCATGGGGGGCAGCGACCAAGCCGCAGCCGCAGCGCTCGTCCAGCAGGCCGCCGTCGTGCATGCCCTCAGCAAGCACTTCGAGAAGGAACTCGCCGACCGCAAGGCCGACGCCCTGCTGACCACGCTGGAGCTCCCTGTGTCCCGCGTCCTGGCACAGATGGAACTGACTGGTATCTACGTCTCCATGGACCGCATGAACGAGCAGCTTGCGGACCTCACCAAGGTGATCGAGAACGCCCAGGAGCAGGCCTTCGCCGCGATCGGGCATGAGGTGAACCTGGGTTCGCCCAAGCAGCTGCAGACCGTCCTTTTCGAGGAACTCGGCCTCCCGAAGACCAAGAAAATCAAGTCCGGCTACACCACGGATGCGGCATCGTTGAAGGCTCTGCTGGAGAAGACCGGCCACGAGTTCCTGGTGCAGCTCATGGCGCACCGGGAATCATCCAAGCTCGCCCAGATGGTGGAAACCCTTAAGAAGTCCGTGGCGGACGATGGGCGCATCCACACCACCTACGCGCAGAACATTGCTGCCACGGGCAGGATCTCCTCGAACAACCCCAACCTGCAAAATATCCCGGTCCGCAGCGAAGAAGGTCGCCGTGTCCGCGGGATCTTCGTGGTCAGCGAAGGGTATGAATGCCTCCTGTCCGCTGACTACTCACAGATCGAAATGCGCATCATGGCCCACCTCTCCGGTGACGAAGCACTGATCCAGGCATACAGGGACGGGGAGGACCTGCACCGCTTCGTGGGCTCGCGGATCTTCAACGTCGCTCCTGCCGAGGTCACCAGCGCGATGCGATCCAAAGTGAAGGCCATGTCCTATGGCTTGGCTTACGGGCTGACCTCGTTCGGCCTCTCAAAGCAGCTGGAAATTTCCGTGGACGAGGCCCGGACGCTGATGAAGGATTACTTCGATCGCTTCGGCGGCGTGCGTGACTATCTCAGGGGCGTTGTGGACCAGGCGAGGGTGGATGGTTACACGGCCACCATTGAGGGTCGTCGCCGTTACCTCCCGGACCTCACCAGCACTAATCGCCAGGGCCGGGAAGCGGCCGAGCGAATTGCCCTTAATTCGCCCATCCAGGGGTCCGCCGCCGATATCATCAAGCGGGCAATGTTGGGTGTTTCGGCCGAACTTGCGGGCCAGGGCTTGAAATCGCGGATGCTCCTCCAGGTCCATGATGAACTCGTCCTTGAGGTCGCACCGGGAGAGCGCGAGGCCGTCGAGAAACTCGTGGTGGAGCAAATGGGGGCTGCTGCTGAGCTGTCAGTCCCGTTGGACGTCCAGCTCGGCGTGGGCTCCAGCTGGTATGAGGCCGGCCACTAG
- a CDS encoding GNAT family N-acetyltransferase: protein MADPNERYSETNSAEKYAGKYRVQQFPAVADREDPGYSRCAAWVQAVSHGFHQHRRDDDYIAKTLRAYRTDRRELTGVYINGDVPQHALGAEVPVATYGTMRKSLNIGFGRQLESNLVTAVTVRGTHRRKGLLRGMITADLAGAKDDGLAMAALTASEGSIYGRFGFGVATFERSIKVDTGPRFRLKGLATGTVEVADPAVLLDVAPQVFEHVQRVTPGSVDRQEYYRLLASGAIGHDGKPDTGVRSALHYDSSGTPDGYVSYRFKGWDAKPYTMEIVDLVAGTNAAYLDLWRFLGSIDLIDQVTWAEAPVDDPLTWALEDPRCLDSSDVRDMLWLRILDVPAALSARRYPVAGKLVMEVSDTLGMAGGTWALESDGGAAATVTEASGQEPDLWMDVADLASIYLGAVSPVTLTAAGRMREGKPGAAFAAQQLFAVERPAHCLTHF, encoded by the coding sequence GTGGCTGATCCCAATGAAAGATATTCCGAAACGAATTCCGCCGAAAAATATGCCGGGAAATACAGGGTTCAACAATTCCCTGCCGTAGCTGATCGCGAGGACCCCGGCTACTCCCGCTGTGCCGCGTGGGTCCAGGCAGTCTCGCACGGCTTCCACCAGCACAGGCGCGACGACGACTACATCGCCAAGACCCTGCGCGCTTACCGCACGGACCGCCGCGAATTGACCGGGGTCTACATCAACGGAGACGTTCCCCAGCACGCTCTGGGCGCGGAGGTTCCGGTGGCCACGTACGGCACCATGCGCAAATCCCTGAACATCGGGTTTGGCCGGCAACTGGAATCAAACCTGGTGACCGCGGTGACCGTACGTGGAACGCACCGGCGCAAAGGGCTGCTCCGGGGCATGATCACCGCTGACCTTGCCGGCGCAAAGGACGATGGCCTCGCCATGGCAGCGCTGACGGCCTCGGAGGGGTCCATCTACGGCCGCTTCGGTTTTGGCGTGGCTACTTTTGAGCGCAGCATCAAGGTCGATACCGGCCCTCGTTTTCGCCTCAAGGGGCTGGCGACGGGAACGGTTGAGGTGGCTGATCCGGCAGTTCTGCTGGACGTTGCGCCACAGGTCTTCGAGCACGTCCAGCGGGTAACTCCTGGCTCAGTAGACCGTCAAGAGTACTATCGCTTGCTGGCTTCCGGAGCGATCGGCCATGACGGGAAGCCGGACACCGGGGTCAGAAGCGCCCTGCACTACGACTCCTCCGGGACACCGGACGGCTACGTTTCCTATCGCTTCAAGGGCTGGGACGCCAAGCCGTACACCATGGAAATCGTGGACCTCGTTGCTGGTACCAATGCGGCCTACCTCGATCTCTGGCGCTTCCTTGGGAGCATCGATCTCATTGACCAGGTGACGTGGGCCGAGGCCCCCGTGGATGATCCGTTGACGTGGGCCCTGGAAGATCCCAGATGCTTGGATTCCTCGGACGTGCGGGACATGTTGTGGTTACGGATCCTGGACGTTCCGGCAGCGCTGTCCGCCCGCCGGTACCCGGTTGCCGGAAAGCTTGTCATGGAAGTCTCGGATACCCTTGGCATGGCTGGTGGCACGTGGGCGTTGGAGTCCGACGGCGGTGCTGCCGCGACCGTCACCGAGGCATCCGGCCAGGAACCGGATCTCTGGATGGATGTCGCCGATCTCGCGTCGATCTATCTTGGTGCTGTGTCCCCGGTGACGCTCACTGCTGCAGGGCGGATGCGTGAAGGCAAGCCCGGTGCCGCATTCGCAGCCCAACAGCTTTTTGCTGTGGAACGGCCAGCACACTGCCTCACCCATTTCTAG
- a CDS encoding polysaccharide deacetylase family protein — MGDSKRRPLAGRRSVLLGMAGLASAALAACADNGRPAFPDGAGAGPASPVARPSAPGAGPATPPPSIAALSSEQATAAIAAKPGGGEGGSGEGGDSTVAPPSSVPASPATIPGKPQILAEFGPLRPQEWGLHVTGVVNNSASQHVALTFDACGGPGGTGCDHKLLKSLRSLNVPATLFINSRWIAANRSLAAELAAEPLFELANHGTLHLPLSVNGRSAYGIAGTANPAAVYEELMGNQALMLELTGVSPRFFRPGTAFYDEVAASMTRRLGMLPVNFTVNGDGGATFTPATVAGEVAKVAAGDIVISHFNRPTSGTAEGYAKALPRLLDRGVTFARLGDVLPV; from the coding sequence ATGGGGGATTCCAAGCGGCGGCCGCTGGCCGGCCGGCGATCAGTGCTGCTTGGAATGGCGGGACTGGCATCTGCTGCCCTGGCGGCTTGCGCGGACAACGGGAGGCCGGCATTCCCGGACGGCGCGGGAGCAGGGCCGGCGTCGCCTGTCGCCCGGCCAAGCGCACCGGGTGCCGGCCCTGCGACGCCACCGCCTTCGATCGCTGCACTCTCAAGCGAGCAGGCCACCGCGGCCATCGCCGCCAAACCCGGCGGCGGTGAAGGAGGCAGCGGTGAGGGAGGCGACAGCACTGTAGCTCCGCCGTCGAGCGTTCCTGCATCGCCAGCCACAATCCCAGGCAAGCCGCAGATCCTGGCGGAATTTGGTCCCCTGCGGCCCCAGGAGTGGGGCCTTCACGTTACGGGTGTGGTGAACAATTCTGCCTCGCAGCATGTGGCCCTGACCTTCGACGCCTGCGGTGGCCCCGGCGGAACCGGCTGTGACCACAAATTGCTGAAGTCGCTCCGCAGCCTCAACGTCCCGGCCACGCTTTTCATCAACAGCCGTTGGATTGCCGCCAACAGGTCACTTGCCGCGGAACTGGCCGCCGAGCCTCTCTTCGAGCTCGCGAACCACGGGACACTGCACCTGCCCTTGTCAGTTAACGGCAGGTCCGCCTACGGCATTGCCGGAACGGCAAACCCGGCCGCAGTGTACGAGGAATTAATGGGCAACCAAGCCCTGATGCTTGAGTTGACCGGTGTTTCGCCTCGCTTCTTCAGGCCGGGAACGGCGTTCTACGACGAAGTCGCTGCGAGCATGACCCGCAGGTTGGGGATGCTCCCGGTCAACTTCACGGTGAACGGCGACGGCGGAGCCACTTTCACGCCGGCAACCGTCGCCGGGGAAGTGGCCAAGGTTGCTGCGGGGGACATCGTGATTTCGCATTTCAACAGGCCGACCTCGGGAACTGCCGAGGGTTATGCGAAGGCTTTGCCTCGCTTGCTGGACCGCGGGGTTACGTTTGCGCGGCTCGGAGATGTCCTGCCTGTGTGA
- the rpsA gene encoding 30S ribosomal protein S1 has protein sequence MTITSTEKPGTPVVAINDIGTAEDFLAAVDATIKYFNDGDLVEGTVVKVDRDEVLLDIGYKTEGVIPSRELSIKHDVDPGEVVAVGDQVEALVLTKEDKEGRLILSKKRAQYERAWGDIEKVKEEDGVVTGTVIEVVKGGLILDIGLRGFLPASLVEMRRVRDLAPYIGQQIEAKIIELDKNRNNVVLSRRAWLEQTQSEVRSTFLNKLEKGQVRPGVVSSIVNFGAFVDLGGVDGLVHVSELSWKHIDHPSEVVEVGQEVTVEVLEVDLDRERVSLSLKATQEDPWQTFARTHALGQVVPGKVTKLVPFGAFVRVEDGIEGLVHISELAVRHVELAEQVVSVGDELFVKVIDIDLERRRISLSLKQANEGVDADSTEFDPALYGMAAEYDEEGNYKYPEGFDPESNEWLEGYETQRAAWEQQYADAQTRWEAHKKQVAQHAADDAAAATSGESDSGTTSYSSEPAAAESNAGTLASDEALAALREKLTGN, from the coding sequence ATGACCATCACCTCCACCGAGAAGCCCGGTACCCCCGTAGTCGCCATTAACGACATCGGTACCGCTGAGGACTTCCTCGCAGCTGTCGACGCCACCATCAAGTACTTCAACGACGGCGACCTCGTCGAAGGTACCGTCGTCAAGGTCGACCGCGACGAAGTCCTGCTCGACATCGGTTACAAGACCGAAGGTGTCATCCCTTCCCGCGAGCTTTCCATCAAGCACGACGTTGACCCCGGCGAAGTTGTTGCCGTTGGCGATCAGGTCGAAGCTTTGGTTCTCACCAAGGAAGACAAAGAAGGCCGTCTGATCCTCTCCAAGAAGCGTGCTCAGTACGAGCGCGCCTGGGGCGACATCGAGAAGGTCAAGGAAGAAGACGGCGTCGTTACCGGTACCGTCATCGAGGTTGTCAAGGGTGGCCTCATCCTGGACATCGGCCTGCGCGGCTTCCTGCCCGCATCCCTCGTCGAGATGCGTCGTGTCCGCGACCTCGCTCCGTACATCGGTCAGCAGATCGAAGCCAAGATCATCGAGCTGGACAAGAACCGCAACAACGTTGTGCTGTCCCGCCGTGCATGGCTCGAGCAGACCCAGTCCGAGGTCCGCTCCACGTTCCTCAACAAGCTGGAAAAGGGCCAGGTTCGTCCCGGCGTCGTTTCCTCCATCGTCAACTTCGGTGCATTCGTGGACCTTGGCGGCGTAGACGGCCTCGTTCACGTTTCCGAGCTCTCCTGGAAGCACATCGACCACCCGTCCGAGGTTGTCGAGGTTGGCCAGGAAGTCACCGTCGAGGTCCTCGAAGTGGATCTGGACCGCGAGCGTGTCTCCCTGTCGCTCAAGGCTACGCAGGAAGATCCGTGGCAGACCTTCGCCCGCACCCACGCCCTCGGCCAGGTTGTTCCGGGTAAGGTCACCAAGCTGGTTCCGTTCGGTGCGTTCGTTCGCGTCGAAGACGGCATCGAAGGCCTCGTTCACATCTCCGAGCTGGCTGTCCGCCACGTGGAGCTCGCCGAGCAGGTTGTCTCCGTTGGCGACGAACTGTTCGTCAAGGTCATCGACATCGACCTCGAGCGTCGTCGCATCTCCCTCTCCCTCAAGCAGGCCAACGAGGGCGTTGACGCTGACAGCACCGAGTTCGATCCCGCTCTGTACGGTATGGCCGCTGAGTACGACGAAGAGGGCAACTACAAGTACCCCGAGGGCTTCGACCCCGAGTCGAACGAATGGCTCGAAGGCTACGAGACCCAGCGCGCCGCTTGGGAGCAGCAGTACGCTGACGCCCAGACCCGTTGGGAAGCCCACAAGAAGCAGGTTGCACAGCACGCTGCTGACGACGCTGCCGCTGCAACGTCCGGTGAGAGCGATTCCGGCACCACCAGCTACTCCTCGGAGCCGGCTGCTGCCGAGTCCAACGCCGGTACCCTGGCGTCCGACGAAGCTCTCGCGGCACTGCGTGAGAAGCTGACCGGCAACTAA